From Coffea arabica cultivar ET-39 chromosome 2e, Coffea Arabica ET-39 HiFi, whole genome shotgun sequence, the proteins below share one genomic window:
- the LOC140036744 gene encoding uncharacterized protein, whose product MSSDSRSRSRSRSRSPMDRKIRTQRYSYRDAPYRRESRRGFSQSSLCKNCKRPGHFARDCTNVAICHNCGLPGHIASECTTKSLCWNCREPGHMAGNCPNEGICHTCGKAGHRARDCTAPPMPPGDLRLCNNCFKQGHMAADCTNDKACKNCRKTGHLARDCQNDPVCNLCNISGHVARDCPKGNIFDERGGGPRIGGGGGVGGGYRDIVCRNCQQVGHMSRDCMALMICHNCGGRGHLAYECPSGRFMDRFPRRY is encoded by the exons ATGAGCTCAGATAGCAGAAGCCGAAGCAGGAGCAGGAGCAGGAGTCCAATGGATCGCAAGATACGTACTCAACGATATTCATATCGTGATGCACCTTATAGACGGGAGTCAAGACGGGGATTCAG CCAAAGCAGTCTGTGCAAGAACTGCAAGAGGCCCGGTCATTTTGCTAGAGACTGCACTAATGTTGCCATATGTCACAACTGTGGCCTTCCTGG GCATATTGCATCAGAATGCACCACAAAATCTCTGTGTTGGAACTGTCGCGAACCTGGCCATATGGCTGGAAACTGTCCAAATGAAGGTATCTGCCACACCTGTGGTAAGGCAGGCCACCGTGCAAGAGATTGCACTGCTCCTCCTATGCCACCTGGTGACCTGAGGCTCTGCAACAATTGCTTCAAGCAAGGGCATATGGCTGCTGACTGCACCAATGACAAGGCCTGCAAGAACTGTAGGAAGACAGGTCATCTGGCTCGTGATTGTCAGAATGATCCAGTTTGCAATTTATGTAATATATCTGGGCATGTGGCTAGAGATTGCCCAAAAGGAAATATCTTTGATGAGCGAGGTGGAGGACCTCGtattggtggtggtggtggtgtggGTGGTGGATATCGGGACATTGTTTGTCGGAACTGTCAGCAAGTAGGCCATATGAGTAGGGATTGCATGGCCTTGATGATCTGTCACAACTGTGGAGGAAGAGGACACCTAGCATATGAATGTCCTTCTGGGCGGTTTATGGACCGTTTTCCCCGAAGGTATTGA